From Pedobacter indicus, a single genomic window includes:
- the ftsA gene encoding cell division protein FtsA produces the protein MEKRVTTKHEAPIVVGLDIGTTKICVTVGRRSGANKIEVLGVGHAESSGVNRGMVANIQKTVSSIVQAVEIASAQSNVNINVVHVGIAGQHIKSLQHRGILTRKDDTEISRKDIEQLVEDMYKLVLPPGEEIIHVLPQEFTIDNEPGIKDPIGMAGRRMEANFHIISGHVSAVKNIQKCVTKANLEAQELILEPLASSEAVLGEDEKDAGVVLVDIGGGTTDVAIFHEGIIRHTAVIPLGGNIVTEDIKQGCSVLRNQAELLKIRFGSALADENRDNEIISVPGLRGRDHKEISVKNLAYIIQARMEEIIEHVYYEIKSSGYERKLIGGIVITGGGAQLKHLVQLVEYVTGLDCRVGFPNEHLAKNEELPKKVFEELKSPLYATGIGLLIKGIETAEYHTDLSEEKGKLDIAGISERGRSRFGFLDRIVKFINDDTNINVDDKDYTR, from the coding sequence ATGGAAAAAAGAGTTACAACCAAGCATGAGGCTCCAATTGTGGTGGGCCTCGATATCGGTACCACAAAGATTTGTGTGACCGTTGGAAGGCGCAGTGGAGCGAATAAGATAGAGGTATTGGGGGTTGGACATGCCGAGTCTTCTGGTGTAAACCGAGGGATGGTTGCCAATATTCAAAAAACGGTATCCAGTATTGTACAGGCCGTTGAGATAGCTAGTGCGCAATCGAACGTCAATATTAACGTGGTTCATGTTGGAATTGCCGGACAACATATTAAGAGTCTACAGCATCGGGGGATCCTGACCCGAAAGGATGATACTGAAATTTCAAGAAAAGACATCGAGCAACTGGTGGAGGACATGTATAAATTGGTTCTTCCTCCGGGGGAAGAAATTATTCATGTTTTACCTCAGGAGTTTACGATTGATAATGAACCTGGTATTAAGGATCCGATCGGTATGGCAGGCAGACGAATGGAGGCTAATTTTCACATCATTTCTGGACACGTTAGTGCTGTTAAAAATATCCAGAAATGTGTAACCAAGGCAAATTTGGAGGCACAGGAGCTTATCCTTGAACCTCTGGCATCATCTGAGGCTGTTTTAGGCGAAGATGAAAAGGATGCCGGCGTGGTGTTGGTCGATATTGGTGGGGGTACGACTGATGTTGCTATATTCCATGAAGGAATTATCCGACATACAGCGGTTATTCCTTTAGGGGGTAATATTGTAACGGAAGATATTAAGCAGGGTTGTTCGGTTTTAAGAAACCAGGCCGAGCTGCTTAAAATCCGTTTCGGATCTGCGCTTGCCGATGAAAATAGGGATAACGAGATTATCAGTGTTCCCGGTCTACGAGGCCGCGATCACAAAGAGATCTCAGTTAAAAATTTGGCTTATATCATCCAGGCTAGAATGGAGGAGATTATAGAGCACGTTTATTATGAGATTAAGTCGTCGGGTTACGAGCGGAAGTTGATAGGAGGTATTGTGATAACCGGTGGCGGGGCACAGTTGAAACACCTGGTTCAGCTTGTGGAATATGTAACCGGGCTGGATTGTCGGGTAGGTTTTCCGAATGAACACTTGGCTAAAAATGAAGAATTGCCTAAGAAGGTATTCGAGGAATTAAAAAGTCCGCTTTACGCTACCGGCATCGGTTTGTTGATCAAAGGAATTGAAACCGCCGAATATCATACTGACTTAAGTGAAGAAAAAGGAAAATTGGACATCGCGGGCATTTCGGAGCGAGGTCGCTCACGATTTGGTTTCCTTGATCGGATTGTTAAATTCATCAATGACGATACGAATATCAACGTTGATGACAAAGATTATACGCGCTAG